One segment of Cyprinus carpio isolate SPL01 chromosome A17, ASM1834038v1, whole genome shotgun sequence DNA contains the following:
- the LOC109085540 gene encoding ovarian cancer G-protein coupled receptor 1-like: MNMSEEQINCTISYKIHQYLFSGAYILVLLVGLPANAYSLYHAWLQLKARNELGVYLLNLTISDLLYLASLPLWLQYIFQGDNWSSSEWLCQLCGFLLYENIYVSIGFLCCISIDRYLAVVYPFRFKAFRTVRAAALVSVVVWLKELAVGVVFFWHKELSRDRHNQSVCFEHYPMKTWEYPINYYRFYIGFLFPLGILSVSYFRVLRAVGKSAGTQTAQKTRIKYLVTSTIVIFLVCFSPYHVFLLVRTIFERDCDFTEKIFNYYHFSLLLTSFNCVADPALYCFISESAQKGIQKAQEACTRVLCCCLKSHGRFNTHSIELAVTNDNVTGTSVVTPLQQIKTDV, encoded by the coding sequence ATGAACATGTCTGAGGAGCAAATAAACTGCACTATAAGCTACAAGATTCACCAGTACCTGTTTTCGGGTGCGTACATCCTTGTCCTACTAGTGGGTCTTCCCGCCAATGCTTACTCGCTCTACCATGCCTGGCTGCAACTGAAAGCCCGAAATGAGCTGGGGGTCTACTTGTTAAACCTGACCATATCCGATCTGCTGTACCTGGCCTCCCTGCCCCTCTGGCTCCAGTATATCTTCCAAGGGGACAACTGGAGCAGCTCTGAGTGGCTCTGCCAACTGTGTGGTTTCCTACTCTACGAGAACATTTATGTCAGCATTGGTTTTCTGTGTTGTATCTCCATTGACCGGTACCTGGCAGTGGTCTACCCCTTCCGCTTCAAGGCATTCCGAACGGTACGAGCAGCAGCGCTGGTCAGTGTGGTGGTCTGGCTCAAAGAGCTTGCTGTAGGAGTGGTGTTCTTCTGGCACAAGGAGCTCAGCAGGGACAGGCATAACCAATCTGTGTGCTTTGAGCACTATCCCATGAAGACATGGGAGTACCCTATAAATTACTACCGTTTTTACATAGGGTTCCTGTTCCCTTTGGGAATCCTCTCCGTGTCATACTTTCGAGTCCTCCGAGCAGTGGGCAAGAGTGCGGGCACACAGACTGCCCAGAAAACTCGCATCAAGTACCTGGTGACCAGCACCATCGTCATCTTCCTGGTTTGCTTCTCACCATACCACGTCTTCCTGCTGGTACGGACCATATTTGAGCGGGACTGCGACTTCACTGAGAAAATTTTCAACTACTACCATTTCTCTCTGTTGCTTACTAGTTTTAACTGTGTGGCGGATCCAGCACTCTATTGTTTTATCAGTGAGAGTGCCCAAAAGGGCATCCAGAAGGCTCAGGAAGCTTGTACTCGGGTCTTATGCTGTTGCTTAAAAAGTCATGGAAGGTTCAACACGCACTCTATTGAGCTTGCAGTCACCAATGATAATGTTACAGGTACCTCAGTAGTGACACCCTTGCAGCAGATCAAAACTGACGTTTGA